The following coding sequences lie in one Oceanicola sp. 502str15 genomic window:
- the purU gene encoding formyltetrahydrofolate deformylase, which translates to MSTYTLTVTCPSTRGIVAAISGFLAEKGCNITDSAQFDDPGTGNFFMRTSFVSEDGESLAALREGFEAVGAPFAMDWAIHDDAQKMKVIIMVSRFGHCLNDLLYRWRIGALPIEIVAVVSNHLDYQKVVVNHDIPFHHIKVTKENKLQAEQRIMDVVEETGAELVVLARYMQVLSDQMCQKMAGRIINIHHSFLPSFKGANPYKQAFERGVKLIGATAHFVTADLDEGPIIEQDTVRVTHAQSGEDYVSLGRDVEAQVFARAIHAFIHHRVLMNGTKTVVFPASPGGYRSERMG; encoded by the coding sequence ATGAGCACCTACACCCTGACTGTCACCTGCCCTTCGACCCGGGGGATCGTGGCCGCGATTTCCGGTTTTCTGGCCGAGAAGGGCTGCAACATCACCGATTCCGCGCAGTTCGACGACCCCGGCACCGGCAACTTCTTCATGCGGACGAGTTTTGTGAGCGAGGATGGCGAAAGCCTCGCGGCGCTGCGCGAGGGTTTCGAGGCGGTGGGGGCGCCCTTTGCGATGGATTGGGCGATTCATGACGATGCGCAGAAGATGAAGGTGATCATCATGGTGAGCCGCTTCGGGCATTGCCTGAACGATCTGCTCTATCGCTGGCGGATCGGGGCGCTGCCGATCGAGATCGTGGCGGTGGTGTCGAACCATCTGGATTATCAGAAGGTCGTGGTGAACCACGATATTCCGTTTCACCACATCAAGGTGACGAAGGAGAACAAGCTGCAGGCCGAGCAGCGGATCATGGATGTGGTGGAGGAGACCGGGGCCGAGCTGGTGGTGCTGGCGCGCTACATGCAGGTGCTGAGCGACCAGATGTGCCAGAAGATGGCGGGGCGGATCATCAATATTCACCACTCGTTTCTGCCGAGCTTCAAGGGGGCGAACCCCTACAAGCAGGCCTTCGAGCGCGGGGTGAAGCTGATTGGCGCGACGGCGCATTTTGTCACCGCCGATCTGGATGAGGGGCCGATCATCGAGCAGGACACGGTGCGGGTGACCCATGCGCAGAGCGGGGAGGATTATGTGAGCCTTGGCCGCGATGTGGAGGCGCAGGTGTTTGCTCGGGCGATCCATGCCTTCATTCATCACCGGGTGCTGATGAACGGGACCAAGACGGTGGTGTTTCCGGCCTCGCCGGGGGGGTATCGCTCCGAGCGGATGGGGTAG
- a CDS encoding fatty acid desaturase: MELVDSARIKAGPGCNCMAGRVVFEPRRALWWVGHGLGGLAALTLFPSLAGLAAFLALTALTICAGHSVGMHRLLIHRAFTTPLWLERLLVWLGTLVGMAGPFGMIRAHDMRDWHQRQSTCPPHPAHEAGFFRDGYWQLMCRYQLTHPPRLEIEPQVARDRFYRLIERTWMAQQLPLAAALWLLGGWGLVLWGICLRVWVSLTMHWLVGHFCHRSGHQGWHIAGLPVQGYNLPGWSLLTFGENWHGNHHAFPHSARLGLETGQLDPGYWLIRCLAALGLATNIHLPASQPPRPGLTRLPGTPAE; encoded by the coding sequence GTGGAACTGGTCGACAGCGCGCGCATCAAGGCGGGACCGGGCTGCAACTGCATGGCGGGCCGGGTGGTTTTCGAGCCGCGTCGCGCCCTCTGGTGGGTCGGCCACGGGCTCGGCGGCCTCGCCGCCCTCACCCTCTTCCCCTCGCTCGCCGGCCTCGCGGCCTTCCTCGCCCTCACCGCGCTCACCATCTGCGCCGGCCACTCCGTCGGCATGCACCGCCTGCTGATCCACCGCGCCTTCACCACCCCGCTCTGGCTCGAGCGCCTGCTGGTCTGGCTCGGCACCCTCGTCGGCATGGCCGGCCCCTTCGGCATGATCCGCGCCCACGACATGCGCGACTGGCACCAGCGCCAGTCCACCTGCCCGCCCCATCCCGCGCACGAGGCGGGCTTCTTCCGCGATGGCTACTGGCAGCTGATGTGCCGCTACCAGCTCACCCACCCGCCCCGGCTCGAGATCGAGCCGCAGGTCGCCCGCGACCGCTTCTACCGCCTCATCGAACGCACATGGATGGCCCAGCAGCTGCCCCTTGCCGCCGCCCTCTGGCTGCTCGGCGGCTGGGGCCTCGTGCTCTGGGGCATCTGCCTGCGGGTCTGGGTGTCGCTCACCATGCACTGGCTGGTCGGCCACTTCTGCCACCGGAGCGGGCACCAGGGCTGGCACATCGCGGGCCTCCCGGTACAGGGCTACAACCTGCCGGGCTGGTCGCTCCTCACCTTCGGTGAAAACTGGCACGGCAACCACCACGCCTTCCCCCACTCCGCCCGCCTCGGCCTCGAGACCGGCCAGCTCGACCCCGGCTACTGGCTCATCCGCTGCCTCGCCGCCCTCGGCCTCGCCACCAACATCCACCTCCCCGCCAGCCAGCCCCCGCGCCCGGGGCTCACCCGCCTTCCGGGAACCCCCGCCGAATGA
- a CDS encoding GNAT family N-acetyltransferase has translation MSAPTIRPLDAQSDLAAITAFYRAAPDYWLMADGTAPDAAKDAAFFTDGPPGCDPTASHRLGLFLGPRLSGLAELSFGFPDPADAYLGFLMLGPWARNAGHGRTLLAHVETLARAAKSPRLLLAVLQANPRARAFWQREGFRDTGTSGSYTTTTGVTHHLNRMAKPL, from the coding sequence ATGAGTGCCCCCACCATCCGCCCGCTCGATGCGCAATCGGACCTTGCCGCCATCACCGCCTTCTACCGGGCCGCCCCCGACTACTGGCTGATGGCCGATGGCACCGCACCCGATGCCGCCAAGGACGCCGCCTTCTTCACCGACGGCCCGCCGGGCTGCGACCCGACCGCCTCCCACCGCCTCGGCCTCTTCCTCGGCCCCCGCCTCTCGGGCCTCGCCGAACTCTCCTTCGGCTTCCCCGACCCCGCCGACGCCTACCTCGGCTTCCTCATGCTCGGCCCCTGGGCGCGCAACGCCGGCCACGGCCGCACCCTGCTGGCCCATGTCGAAACCCTCGCCCGCGCCGCCAAGAGCCCCCGCCTCCTCCTTGCGGTCCTGCAAGCCAACCCCCGCGCCCGCGCCTTCTGGCAGCGCGAAGGCTTCCGAGACACCGGAACGAGCGGCAGCTACACCACCACCACCGGCGTGACCCACCACCTGAACCGCATGGCAAAACCGCTCTGA
- the folE2 gene encoding GTP cyclohydrolase FolE2 gives MNYHAASQGETSDEEAREALEKLRRWAERATPEEVAALDPAISRLLPDAPLPNYPALARAYPEEFKADEAYKAGLPDLQNGPASLIRGARQHIEHVGISNFRLPIRFHTRDGGGITLETSVTGTVSLEAEKKGINMSRIMRTFYAQAEKEFSLDVIEETLEAYKGDLESFDARIQMRFSFPMKVESLRSGLMGYQYYDIAMEVVDAGGRRKKLMHLDYVYSSTCPCSLELSEHARHARGQLATPHSQRSVARVSVECLPGARLWFEDLVELCRKAVPTETQVMVKREDEQAFAELNAANPIFVEDAARSFCEALQGEPRVGDFRVVASHQESLHSHDAVAVLTEGETFAAQSLDPKLFTTLVQGG, from the coding sequence ATGAATTATCACGCTGCCTCACAGGGTGAGACAAGCGACGAGGAGGCCCGCGAGGCGCTGGAGAAGCTCCGGCGCTGGGCGGAAAGGGCGACACCTGAAGAGGTGGCTGCGCTGGACCCCGCGATTTCCCGATTGCTGCCCGATGCCCCGCTGCCGAACTACCCGGCCCTCGCCCGGGCCTACCCCGAGGAATTCAAGGCCGATGAGGCCTACAAGGCCGGTCTGCCCGACCTGCAGAACGGGCCTGCCAGCCTGATCCGGGGCGCGCGCCAGCATATCGAACATGTCGGCATCTCCAACTTCCGCCTGCCGATCCGGTTTCACACACGCGACGGCGGGGGGATCACGCTGGAGACCTCCGTCACCGGCACGGTGAGCCTTGAGGCGGAGAAGAAGGGCATCAACATGAGCCGCATCATGCGGACCTTCTATGCCCAGGCGGAGAAGGAATTTTCGCTCGATGTGATCGAAGAGACGCTGGAGGCCTACAAGGGGGATCTGGAGTCTTTCGATGCGCGGATCCAGATGCGGTTTTCGTTTCCGATGAAGGTGGAGAGCCTGCGCAGCGGGCTGATGGGCTACCAGTATTATGACATCGCCATGGAGGTGGTGGACGCGGGCGGGCGGCGCAAGAAGCTGATGCATCTCGACTACGTCTATTCGAGCACCTGCCCGTGCTCGCTGGAGCTTTCGGAGCACGCACGACATGCGCGCGGACAGCTGGCGACGCCCCATTCGCAGCGCTCGGTGGCGCGGGTGAGCGTGGAGTGCCTGCCGGGCGCGCGGCTGTGGTTTGAAGATCTCGTGGAGCTGTGCCGCAAGGCGGTGCCGACGGAGACGCAGGTGATGGTGAAGCGCGAGGACGAGCAGGCCTTTGCCGAGCTGAACGCGGCCAATCCGATTTTCGTGGAGGATGCGGCGCGGAGCTTCTGCGAGGCGTTGCAGGGTGAGCCGCGGGTCGGGGATTTTCGGGTGGTGGCGAGCCATCAGGAGAGCCTGCATTCGCATGATGCGGTGGCGGTGCTGACCGAGGGTGAGACCTTTGCGGCGCAGAGCCTCGACCCGAAGCTGTTCACGACGCTGGTGCAGGGCGGGTAG
- a CDS encoding sulfotransferase domain-containing protein, producing MIPAHEPPEKSYKSAVSDSTRWAEFVPRPGDIVVVTPPKSGTTWAQALLAMLIAGDPEVDAQTALKSPWIDSTSRPFSEVAARLDAQDHRRQVKSHTPFDGLPWWNELRYIAVFRHPLDVHLSFRNHVRNMRPEIFTRRYALDPAASFAMFLESREVEDASLHGIALHYLQARARHGRENLLLLHYADMIRDLPAALARIAAHVGITAPPALMAAIAEAATFSAMKANAARFTPAAGLGLWHSDAGFFNSGGCNTWQGKLGEAELAAYDAALSALLPPDARAWLEWGDRGQPPA from the coding sequence GTGATCCCCGCCCATGAGCCGCCCGAAAAGAGCTACAAGAGCGCCGTCAGCGACTCCACCCGCTGGGCGGAGTTCGTGCCGCGCCCCGGCGATATCGTCGTCGTCACCCCGCCCAAGTCCGGCACCACCTGGGCGCAGGCCCTGCTCGCCATGCTCATCGCAGGCGATCCCGAGGTCGATGCCCAGACCGCCCTCAAGAGCCCCTGGATCGACAGCACCTCCCGCCCCTTCTCCGAGGTCGCCGCCCGCCTCGACGCGCAGGATCACCGCCGTCAGGTCAAATCCCACACCCCCTTCGACGGGCTGCCGTGGTGGAACGAACTGCGCTACATCGCCGTCTTTCGCCACCCGCTCGACGTGCATCTTTCCTTCCGCAACCACGTGCGCAACATGCGCCCCGAGATCTTCACCCGCCGCTACGCGCTCGATCCCGCCGCCAGCTTCGCCATGTTTCTCGAAAGCCGCGAGGTCGAGGATGCCTCGCTGCACGGCATCGCGCTGCACTACCTGCAGGCCCGGGCGCGGCACGGGCGCGAGAACCTGCTGCTGCTGCATTATGCCGACATGATCCGCGATCTGCCCGCCGCGCTGGCCCGGATCGCCGCCCATGTCGGCATCACCGCCCCGCCCGCGCTGATGGCAGCCATCGCCGAGGCCGCCACCTTCTCCGCCATGAAGGCCAACGCCGCCCGGTTCACCCCGGCAGCGGGCCTCGGGCTCTGGCACAGCGATGCGGGGTTCTTCAACAGCGGCGGCTGCAACACCTGGCAGGGCAAGCTGGGCGAGGCCGAACTGGCCGCCTATGACGCGGCGCTCTCAGCTTTGCTGCCGCCGGACGCGCGCGCCTGGCTGGAATGGGGCGACCGGGGCCAGCCCCCGGCCTAG
- the metZ gene encoding O-succinylhomoserine sulfhydrylase — translation MSERKTRTKLVHGGTRRSQYGEVSEAIFLTQGFVYDTAQQAQDRFEALGDDEFIYARYGNPTVRMFEERIAMLEGAEDAFATASGMAAVSAALTAPLKAGDHVVSSRALFGSCEYILSEVLARFGVEVEFVDGTDLGAWKAAIRPDTKLVFFEALSNPTLEVIDIAGVSELAHAVGALVVVDNVFATPVFQRSLELGADVIVYSATKHIDGQGRVLGGVVLGTKEFIRGTLEPYLKHTGGAMSPFNAWVLLKGLETLDLRCRAQAENAETVARALVGHEKINAVLYPGLPDHPQHNLALAQMEKPGTVVSFEIKGGKEAAFRFLDALEIAVISNNLGDAKSIITHPATTTHQRLSDEKKAVLGISPGLVRLSLGIEDSADLVADVMQALEMA, via the coding sequence ATGTCTGAACGCAAAACACGCACCAAGCTGGTTCATGGCGGCACGCGGCGCTCGCAGTATGGCGAGGTCAGCGAGGCGATTTTTCTGACCCAGGGGTTTGTCTACGACACCGCGCAGCAGGCGCAGGACCGGTTCGAGGCGTTGGGTGATGACGAGTTCATCTATGCCCGCTACGGCAACCCGACGGTGCGGATGTTCGAAGAGCGCATCGCCATGCTGGAGGGCGCGGAGGATGCCTTTGCCACCGCCAGCGGCATGGCGGCGGTGAGCGCGGCGCTGACCGCGCCGCTGAAGGCGGGCGACCATGTGGTGAGCAGCCGGGCGCTGTTCGGCTCCTGCGAATACATCCTGTCGGAAGTTCTGGCGCGCTTCGGCGTGGAGGTGGAGTTTGTCGACGGCACCGACCTCGGCGCCTGGAAGGCGGCGATCCGGCCCGATACCAAGCTGGTGTTCTTCGAGGCGCTCTCGAACCCGACGCTGGAGGTGATCGACATCGCCGGGGTCAGTGAGCTGGCCCATGCGGTGGGCGCGCTGGTGGTGGTGGACAATGTCTTTGCCACGCCGGTCTTTCAGCGCAGCCTCGAGCTGGGCGCGGATGTGATCGTGTATTCCGCCACCAAGCATATCGACGGGCAGGGCCGGGTGCTGGGCGGCGTGGTGCTGGGCACCAAGGAGTTCATTCGCGGCACGCTGGAGCCTTACCTCAAGCACACCGGGGGCGCGATGAGCCCGTTCAACGCCTGGGTGCTGCTGAAGGGTCTGGAGACCCTCGATCTGCGCTGCCGGGCGCAGGCGGAAAATGCCGAGACCGTCGCACGGGCGCTGGTCGGGCACGAGAAGATCAACGCGGTGCTCTATCCGGGCCTGCCGGACCATCCGCAGCACAACCTTGCGCTGGCGCAGATGGAAAAGCCCGGCACGGTGGTGAGCTTCGAGATCAAGGGCGGCAAGGAGGCGGCGTTCCGTTTTCTGGATGCGCTCGAGATCGCGGTGATTTCGAACAATCTGGGCGATGCCAAGAGCATCATCACCCATCCGGCGACCACCACCCACCAGCGGCTTTCGGACGAGAAGAAGGCGGTGCTGGGGATCAGCCCCGGCCTGGTGCGGCTCTCGCTCGGGATCGAAGACAGTGCGGACCTTGTGGCCGACGTGATGCAGGCGCTGGAGATGGCCTGA
- a CDS encoding RcnB family protein yields MKPILATVLIATTTLLAPAAFAAPGGSKANCNANGHRGACAQPLRSESIRPQDYENEARKQQARQLKARLQEQERQQQRRQLKKRGHAPTQAQLRHLPRAPRGQEYRVIDNRVVRINSDTAQVVAVLGLLSALLR; encoded by the coding sequence ATGAAACCGATCCTCGCCACCGTCCTCATCGCCACCACCACCCTACTCGCCCCCGCCGCCTTCGCGGCCCCGGGCGGGAGCAAGGCCAACTGCAACGCCAACGGCCATCGCGGCGCCTGCGCCCAGCCGCTGCGCTCCGAAAGCATCCGCCCGCAGGACTACGAGAACGAGGCCCGCAAGCAGCAGGCCCGCCAGCTCAAGGCCCGCCTGCAGGAGCAGGAGCGCCAACAGCAGCGCCGCCAGCTCAAGAAGCGCGGCCACGCCCCCACCCAAGCCCAACTCCGCCACCTGCCCCGGGCCCCGCGCGGGCAGGAATACCGGGTGATCGACAACCGCGTCGTGCGCATCAACAGCGACACCGCCCAGGTCGTCGCCGTGCTCGGCCTGCTCTCGGCGCTGCTCCGCTAG
- a CDS encoding phosphatase PAP2 family protein, whose translation MTTRRRALRWIRSNVELRTLLVLAMVVGGVWAFAGLAEEVIEGDTTTLDEALLLMFRTPGDLSDPIGPGWVEVMGRDVTALGGVLVLSIFTFAVAGFFAIRRSWGTVVYLLGSVGGGILISHSAKLLFARPRPELVPHGVEVITSSFPSGHSMMAAVTYLTLGVLVARVMPSRALKVYILALAVLMTVLVGVSRVYLGVHWPTDVLAGWLAGAAWAMACFLGARWLSRRGAVEPEAAAAEEPAVPTGETGPPGRR comes from the coding sequence ATGACGACCCGCCGCCGCGCCCTCCGATGGATCCGATCGAACGTGGAGCTGCGCACGCTTCTGGTGCTGGCGATGGTGGTGGGCGGCGTCTGGGCCTTTGCCGGGCTGGCAGAGGAGGTGATCGAGGGCGACACCACCACGCTCGACGAGGCCCTGCTGCTCATGTTCCGCACCCCCGGCGACTTGAGCGACCCGATCGGGCCGGGCTGGGTGGAGGTGATGGGGCGCGACGTGACGGCGCTGGGCGGGGTGCTGGTGCTGTCGATCTTCACATTCGCGGTGGCGGGGTTCTTTGCCATTCGCCGGAGCTGGGGGACGGTGGTGTATCTGTTGGGCTCGGTGGGCGGCGGCATTCTGATTTCGCACAGCGCCAAGCTGCTCTTTGCCCGCCCGCGCCCCGAGCTGGTGCCCCATGGCGTGGAGGTCATCACCTCGTCCTTCCCCTCGGGCCATTCGATGATGGCGGCCGTGACCTACCTGACGCTGGGCGTGCTGGTGGCGCGGGTCATGCCGAGCCGGGCGCTGAAGGTCTATATCCTCGCGCTGGCGGTGCTGATGACGGTGCTGGTGGGGGTGAGCCGGGTTTACCTTGGCGTGCACTGGCCAACCGACGTGCTGGCCGGGTGGCTGGCGGGCGCGGCCTGGGCGATGGCCTGTTTCCTTGGCGCAAGGTGGCTGTCGCGGCGCGGTGCGGTGGAGCCGGAGGCGGCGGCGGCGGAGGAGCCGGCGGTCCCGACCGGAGAGACGGGACCGCCGGGGCGGCGCTAG
- a CDS encoding alpha/beta hydrolase has translation MPLTHANADGDRLADPAETVSRLRSALAEASPDAPIAVLVHGFQYSPQDPARSPHGSLFGTGQQESSWPELLGHGAADAPVCLGFGWESRGSIWSAYHRAPRAGRALAELVDLAAALAPSRRITLLAHSLGARVALQALPHLPAGAMRRAILLAAAEYRHRAAEAADCPAGHAADFLNVTSAQNLPFDLLLEYAFAPGRPGRAAMGRGMAGHGAAQAARWTDLPLTCPHTRAALARLGHPIAAPTRRVCHGSTYSAPGVFSLYRAALHDASLLPRLRAALPAPAHRRLTANLARLASFALPPGNRTPS, from the coding sequence ATGCCCCTGACACATGCCAATGCCGATGGCGACCGTCTCGCCGACCCGGCAGAAACCGTCTCCCGCCTGCGCTCCGCGCTGGCCGAGGCCTCGCCCGATGCGCCCATCGCCGTGCTGGTGCACGGCTTCCAGTACTCGCCGCAGGATCCGGCCCGCAGCCCCCATGGCTCGCTCTTCGGGACCGGGCAGCAGGAATCGAGCTGGCCCGAGCTTCTGGGCCATGGCGCTGCCGATGCGCCGGTCTGCCTCGGCTTCGGCTGGGAGAGCCGCGGCTCGATCTGGTCGGCCTACCACCGCGCACCCCGCGCCGGGCGGGCGCTGGCCGAGCTGGTCGACCTCGCCGCCGCCCTCGCCCCCTCCCGCCGCATCACCCTGCTGGCCCATTCGCTCGGCGCCCGCGTGGCCTTGCAGGCGCTGCCCCATCTGCCCGCCGGGGCGATGCGCCGCGCCATCCTGCTCGCCGCCGCCGAATACCGCCACCGCGCCGCCGAAGCCGCCGACTGCCCCGCAGGCCATGCCGCCGATTTCCTCAACGTGACCTCGGCGCAAAACCTCCCGTTCGACCTGCTGCTCGAATATGCCTTCGCGCCCGGCCGCCCGGGCCGCGCTGCCATGGGCCGCGGCATGGCCGGTCACGGCGCCGCGCAGGCCGCCCGCTGGACAGACCTGCCCCTCACCTGCCCCCACACCCGCGCCGCCCTCGCCCGCCTCGGCCACCCCATCGCCGCACCCACCCGCCGGGTCTGCCACGGCTCCACCTACTCCGCCCCCGGCGTCTTCTCCCTCTACCGCGCCGCGCTCCACGATGCCTCGCTCCTGCCCCGCCTGCGCGCCGCCCTCCCCGCGCCCGCACACCGCCGCCTCACCGCCAATCTCGCCCGCCTCGCATCTTTCGCCTTGCCTCCGGGAAATCGAACGCCATCCTGA
- a CDS encoding glutathione S-transferase N-terminal domain-containing protein has product MAPIDLYYWPTPNGWKVSIALEEMGLPYETHLVNIGAGDQFKPEFLAISPNNRMPAIVDPEGPDGQPVSVFESAAILMYLARKTGRFYGSGERGRIAVEEWLMWQMGGLGPMAGQAHHFLKYAPSMEPPNDLPYAKDRYRNEVNRLHGVLDRQLAKTEYVAGPDYSIADMAIWPWAILWEGQQQDISDKPHFSRWLDLVGAREAVVKGKALAAEKRANLQDNKDAQKVLFGKRD; this is encoded by the coding sequence ATGGCCCCGATCGACCTGTACTACTGGCCCACCCCCAACGGCTGGAAAGTTTCCATCGCGCTCGAGGAGATGGGCCTGCCCTACGAGACCCACCTCGTGAACATCGGCGCGGGCGACCAGTTCAAACCCGAGTTCCTCGCGATCTCCCCCAACAACCGGATGCCCGCCATCGTCGACCCCGAAGGCCCCGACGGCCAGCCCGTCTCGGTCTTCGAAAGCGCCGCCATCCTGATGTATCTCGCCCGCAAGACGGGGCGCTTCTACGGCTCCGGCGAGCGCGGGCGTATCGCCGTGGAGGAATGGCTGATGTGGCAGATGGGCGGCCTCGGCCCCATGGCCGGCCAGGCCCACCACTTCCTCAAATACGCCCCCTCGATGGAGCCACCCAACGACCTGCCCTACGCCAAGGACCGCTACCGAAACGAGGTGAACCGCCTCCACGGCGTCCTCGACCGCCAACTCGCCAAGACCGAATACGTCGCCGGCCCCGACTACTCCATCGCCGACATGGCCATCTGGCCCTGGGCGATCCTCTGGGAAGGCCAGCAGCAGGACATCTCCGACAAGCCCCACTTCTCCCGCTGGCTCGACCTCGTTGGAGCGCGTGAGGCGGTGGTGAAGGGGAAGGCGCTGGCAGCAGAGAAACGGGCGAATTTGCAGGACAACAAGGACGCCCAGAAGGTGCTCTTCGGCAAGCGGGACTAG
- a CDS encoding nuclear transport factor 2 family protein, with product MRDRVEAFLVRLSERFTEGDVDEIMECLAMPTAVYFGADMIMLSTREEVSQLTAAYMGELEANGMSKGPLSLRELTVSEGGKITAVATARMADAEGTAVVLSRTKYFLREVDGCLKVELTEHSQVALEEDLIHAPLANLAF from the coding sequence ATGCGCGATCGGGTGGAAGCGTTTTTGGTGAGGCTGTCGGAAAGGTTCACCGAGGGCGATGTGGACGAGATCATGGAGTGCCTGGCGATGCCGACGGCGGTCTACTTCGGGGCCGACATGATCATGCTGTCGACCCGCGAGGAGGTGTCGCAGCTGACGGCGGCCTACATGGGCGAGCTGGAAGCGAACGGCATGTCGAAGGGGCCGCTGAGCCTGCGCGAGCTGACGGTTTCGGAGGGCGGCAAGATCACCGCGGTTGCCACCGCACGGATGGCGGACGCGGAGGGCACGGCGGTTGTGCTGTCGCGGACCAAGTACTTTCTGCGAGAGGTGGACGGCTGCCTGAAGGTGGAGCTGACCGAGCATTCGCAGGTGGCGCTGGAGGAAGACCTGATCCACGCGCCGCTGGCGAACCTCGCGTTCTAG
- a CDS encoding sulfite exporter TauE/SafE family protein, whose translation MEFWIVAALAAYMMGLSKGGVPMLAMLSVPLMSLFMDPAMAAGLLLPLYIIADWYAVYLFRKAFSVRNLKIMLPGAVAGIIAAYFAVTVVPGDAIKLLVAGIGIYYLVGSVRGRFARTEPAPREADVPRGLVWGTLAGFTSYISHAGGPPFQAYVLPQRLDKMVYLGTVTIFFSVVNLLKMPPYVLAGQITWESLMEAARLAPFALAGAWSGARVARWLPEKLFYLLVEVALAVVSAKLIWEVVVG comes from the coding sequence ATGGAATTCTGGATCGTGGCTGCGCTGGCGGCCTACATGATGGGGCTCTCCAAGGGCGGGGTGCCGATGCTGGCGATGCTTTCGGTGCCGCTGATGTCGCTGTTCATGGACCCGGCGATGGCGGCGGGGCTGTTGCTGCCGCTCTACATCATTGCCGACTGGTATGCGGTCTACCTGTTCCGCAAGGCGTTTTCGGTGCGCAACCTGAAGATCATGCTGCCGGGCGCGGTGGCGGGGATCATCGCGGCCTATTTCGCGGTGACGGTGGTGCCCGGCGATGCGATCAAGCTGCTGGTGGCGGGGATCGGGATTTACTACCTCGTCGGCTCGGTTCGGGGGCGATTTGCCCGCACTGAGCCCGCGCCGCGGGAGGCCGATGTGCCGCGCGGGCTGGTCTGGGGCACGCTGGCGGGGTTCACCAGCTATATTTCCCACGCCGGGGGGCCGCCGTTTCAGGCCTATGTGCTGCCCCAGCGGCTCGACAAGATGGTGTATCTCGGGACGGTCACGATCTTTTTCTCGGTGGTCAACCTGCTGAAGATGCCGCCCTACGTGCTGGCCGGGCAGATCACCTGGGAGAGCCTGATGGAGGCGGCCCGGCTGGCGCCCTTTGCGCTGGCGGGGGCGTGGAGCGGGGCGCGGGTGGCGCGGTGGCTGCCGGAGAAGCTGTTTTACCTGTTGGTGGAGGTGGCGCTGGCGGTGGTGTCGGCGAAGCTCATTTGGGAAGTGGTTGTGGGGTGA
- a CDS encoding inner membrane-spanning protein YciB, which yields MAEKQVPGWVKTALEFGPVLGFFLGFFLLKGESYMLFGHEVKTFTYLTFWFVLAMVICMGALWALTGALSRMQVMTLVLVVFMGGLTVVLDNDLFLKLKPTILYAMFAGILAIGLMRGQSYLARLMEGLLPMSDAGWLILTKRFAWFFLALAVANAVIAFALSSGVWVTVKTFGLPAALFVFMMAQYPLIEKYGTEKSE from the coding sequence ATGGCAGAGAAACAGGTGCCCGGCTGGGTGAAGACGGCGCTGGAGTTTGGCCCGGTGCTGGGGTTCTTCCTGGGCTTCTTCCTGCTGAAGGGGGAGAGCTACATGCTCTTCGGCCATGAGGTGAAGACCTTCACCTACCTCACCTTCTGGTTCGTCCTCGCCATGGTGATCTGCATGGGGGCGCTCTGGGCGCTGACGGGCGCGCTCAGCCGGATGCAGGTGATGACGCTGGTGCTGGTGGTCTTCATGGGCGGGCTGACGGTGGTGCTGGACAACGACCTGTTTTTGAAGCTGAAGCCGACGATCCTTTACGCGATGTTTGCCGGTATCCTCGCGATCGGGCTGATGCGGGGGCAGAGCTACCTTGCGCGGCTCATGGAGGGGCTCTTGCCGATGAGCGATGCGGGTTGGCTGATCCTGACCAAGCGGTTTGCCTGGTTCTTCCTTGCGCTGGCGGTGGCCAATGCGGTGATTGCCTTCGCGCTCTCCAGCGGGGTCTGGGTGACGGTGAAGACCTTCGGGCTGCCTGCTGCGCTCTTTGTTTTCATGATGGCGCAATATCCGCTGATCGAGAAATACGGGACCGAAAAGAGCGAGTGA